One genomic region from Anabaena sp. PCC 7108 encodes:
- a CDS encoding PAS domain S-box protein produces the protein MSSDFITVNKNTYDSLQQELVELRQLVQSLSQGQLSTSQGYNQEQMGLFIEYTPAAIAIFDRQMRYVLASRRWRQDYRLGDEEIIGRCHYEVFPEISPSWREIHQRCLAGAIEQCEEEYLQRSDGTTEWVKWEIRPWYQNSTDIGGIIIITEVITTRKQAEIALANSERRLRDITTNMPGAIFQFTNRNGVWKVDYMSDFIRQLAGITASEIMQDLNNFFVLVHPEDFNSYMSSVIEALENSTPWHYEGRLVQPNGEMRWWQGDSKPTKNEQGEIIFCGVLLDITARKQAEEALKTLNENLENKIQKRTAELKEKEEFLRSIYEGVQEIIFVVNVLDNCDFSYAGWNSSGEKLTGIRQADILGKKPEYLHGEIEGAAVRQRYQTCVESGESISYEEFINIKNEQTWWLTTLNPLKSSDGKIYRLVGTSTNITERKQAEEALKESQHFIQRMADSSPNILYIFDLEEQRNVYANKEVINLLGYSKQEIQQMGSDLISTITHPEDLEKIKAHWQRFINAEDGEILEIEYRMIQANGQYCWLYSRDTIFNRNNNGQVKQIIGVLTNITERKNAEIILQKQAKNLENTLRDLKQTQIQLIHSEKMSSLGNMVAGIAHEINNPINFIHGNISPASDYIHEFLSLIELYQQYFPEPPAEIQKKIADIELDFLKTDLIKILNSMSLGTDRIREIVLSLRNFSRLDEAEIKRVNIHEGIDSTLMILHHRLQPKSKNSEIYIIKKYGNLPLIQCYPGQLNQVFMNILSNAIDALEEADLYHQPKQIHVITEMINSDRLAIRIIDNGMGISEEIISKLFDPFFTTKDVGKGTGLGLSISYQIIVDKHHGNLSCHSTLGEGTEFIIEIPTTQLPVQKNVDF, from the coding sequence ATGAGTAGTGATTTTATCACTGTCAATAAAAATACTTATGACTCTCTACAACAGGAACTAGTAGAATTACGTCAGCTAGTACAAAGTTTAAGTCAGGGTCAGTTATCAACCTCTCAGGGTTATAACCAGGAGCAGATGGGTTTATTTATAGAATATACACCCGCGGCGATCGCTATCTTTGACCGTCAAATGCGTTATGTATTAGCAAGTCGTCGTTGGCGACAAGATTACAGATTGGGAGATGAGGAAATTATCGGCCGCTGTCATTATGAAGTTTTCCCAGAAATTTCCCCCTCTTGGCGAGAAATTCACCAACGTTGTCTAGCCGGCGCAATTGAACAATGTGAAGAAGAGTATCTTCAAAGATCCGATGGCACAACTGAATGGGTAAAATGGGAGATACGTCCTTGGTATCAAAATTCTACTGACATTGGTGGAATTATCATCATTACTGAGGTAATCACCACTCGCAAACAAGCAGAAATAGCCTTAGCTAATAGTGAAAGACGCTTAAGAGATATTACCACTAATATGCCTGGAGCAATTTTCCAATTCACCAACCGCAATGGTGTTTGGAAAGTAGATTATATGAGCGACTTCATCCGGCAATTGGCAGGAATTACAGCCAGTGAAATAATGCAAGATCTAAATAACTTTTTTGTTCTTGTCCATCCAGAAGATTTTAATAGTTATATGAGTTCGGTCATTGAAGCCCTAGAAAATTCTACCCCTTGGCACTATGAAGGAAGACTGGTACAACCTAATGGTGAAATGCGTTGGTGGCAAGGAGACTCAAAACCAACAAAAAATGAACAGGGAGAAATTATTTTTTGTGGAGTACTTTTAGATATTACTGCTCGTAAGCAAGCCGAAGAAGCACTCAAAACACTCAATGAAAATTTAGAAAATAAAATCCAAAAACGTACAGCCGAATTAAAAGAAAAAGAAGAATTTTTGCGGAGTATTTATGAGGGAGTTCAGGAAATTATCTTTGTGGTTAATGTTCTAGATAATTGTGATTTTTCCTATGCAGGTTGGAATTCTTCAGGAGAAAAATTAACAGGTATACGTCAAGCAGATATTCTTGGCAAAAAGCCGGAATATCTACATGGAGAAATAGAAGGTGCAGCAGTACGTCAACGCTATCAAACTTGTGTAGAATCTGGTGAAAGCATTAGCTATGAAGAATTTATCAATATTAAAAATGAACAGACTTGGTGGCTAACGACGCTCAATCCTCTTAAATCCAGTGATGGTAAAATTTATCGTTTAGTGGGGACAAGCACAAATATTACAGAGCGTAAACAAGCTGAAGAAGCACTGAAAGAAAGTCAGCATTTTATCCAACGCATGGCCGATTCCTCTCCTAATATCCTCTATATTTTTGATTTAGAAGAACAACGGAATGTTTACGCCAATAAAGAAGTTATTAATTTGCTTGGCTACTCTAAGCAAGAAATTCAACAGATGGGTTCAGATTTAATATCTACAATTACTCATCCAGAAGATTTAGAAAAAATTAAAGCACATTGGCAACGCTTTATCAATGCTGAAGATGGAGAAATTTTAGAAATTGAATATCGGATGATACAAGCCAATGGACAATACTGCTGGTTATATAGTCGAGATACTATTTTCAATCGTAATAATAATGGTCAAGTCAAACAAATTATAGGCGTATTAACAAATATCACAGAACGGAAAAATGCAGAAATAATCTTACAAAAACAAGCCAAAAACCTAGAAAATACCTTACGGGATCTCAAGCAGACACAAATCCAACTTATTCATAGTGAGAAAATGTCTTCACTGGGTAATATGGTTGCTGGGATTGCCCATGAAATTAACAATCCAATTAACTTTATTCATGGCAATATTTCACCAGCCAGTGACTACATTCATGAATTTTTAAGTCTGATTGAATTATATCAACAATACTTTCCTGAACCACCAGCAGAAATTCAAAAAAAAATTGCCGATATTGAACTAGATTTTCTGAAAACAGATTTAATAAAAATTCTTAATTCTATGAGTCTAGGAACTGATCGGATTCGAGAAATTGTACTTTCATTGCGAAATTTTTCTCGTTTAGATGAAGCCGAAATTAAAAGAGTAAATATTCATGAAGGTATTGATAGCACCTTAATGATTTTACACCATCGTTTGCAGCCAAAATCAAAGAATTCGGAAATTTATATAATTAAAAAATACGGAAATTTGCCATTAATTCAATGTTATCCTGGTCAACTAAATCAGGTGTTTATGAACATTTTAAGTAATGCTATTGATGCTTTAGAAGAAGCAGATTTATATCATCAGCCCAAACAAATTCATGTGATTACTGAAATGATTAATAGTGACAGATTAGCTATTCGGATCATTGATAACGGCATGGGAATTTCTGAAGAAATTATCTCCAAATTATTCGACCCATTTTTTACAACCAAGGATGTGGGTAAAGGTACAGGTTTAGGACTTTCGATTAGTTACCAAATTATAGTAGATAAACATCATGGCAACTTATCTTGTCATTCTACTCTAGGAGAAGGAACTGAATTTATCATTGAAATTCCTACTACTCAGCTACCAGTACAGAAGAATGTTGATTTTTAG
- a CDS encoding site-2 protease family protein → MLNSSETPIIAAVVLVAFGILAWGFYRARPFGKLGILAWLQSVVLMIPWLLFFGLFAAGIYINIVGILLLLVASTGIYIFLGRQLRNAGQDAILKQRATERLAANASQEANSPANANSEVLVAELKLDAMTIPEEDLSTIKGIFGIDTFFATETIPYQEGVIFKGNLRGEPEEVHNRLTKSLQERLGDKYRLFLVENTDDKPVMIVLPSRTDPRPMQLPQKVFAVILLVATIATNFEAAGLLLNFDLFSNPSRFPEALPIGLGIFTILIVHEIGHWIMARRHQVRLSLPFFLPAVQIGSFGAITRFESLLPNRKALFDIALAGPAFGGIVSLIMLVTGLLLSHPGSLFQLPNQFFQGSILVGSLARVVLGAAVKAPLVNVHPLVIIGWLGLVITALNLMPAGQLDGGRVVQAIYGRKTAGRATFATLILLGLVSLGNPLAMYWAIVILFLQRDLERPSLNEVTEPDDARAALGLLALFLMISTLLPLTPALAGRLGIGG, encoded by the coding sequence ATGTTGAATTCATCAGAAACTCCTATAATTGCGGCAGTGGTGCTGGTCGCTTTCGGCATTTTGGCTTGGGGCTTTTATCGCGCCAGACCTTTTGGTAAACTGGGAATCTTAGCCTGGTTACAGTCGGTGGTATTAATGATTCCCTGGCTGCTGTTCTTTGGCTTGTTTGCCGCTGGGATTTACATCAATATAGTAGGTATATTGTTATTGCTCGTGGCTTCTACTGGAATCTACATCTTTTTAGGTAGACAGTTACGCAACGCTGGGCAAGATGCCATTCTCAAACAACGGGCAACGGAAAGACTTGCTGCTAATGCTTCACAGGAAGCAAATTCACCAGCAAATGCCAACAGTGAAGTACTAGTTGCAGAACTAAAACTGGACGCAATGACAATACCCGAAGAAGATTTGAGTACCATTAAGGGTATTTTCGGGATTGACACATTTTTTGCCACAGAAACCATCCCCTATCAAGAAGGAGTAATTTTCAAAGGCAATTTGCGGGGAGAACCAGAGGAAGTTCACAACCGGCTGACAAAAAGTCTGCAAGAACGTTTAGGTGATAAATATCGCCTGTTTTTAGTGGAGAACACAGACGATAAACCCGTAATGATTGTTCTCCCCAGCCGTACAGATCCACGTCCGATGCAGTTACCACAGAAAGTCTTTGCGGTGATTCTTTTGGTAGCAACTATTGCCACCAATTTTGAAGCGGCGGGATTATTGCTGAATTTTGATTTATTTTCCAATCCATCAAGGTTTCCTGAAGCTTTACCTATAGGTTTGGGGATATTTACGATTTTGATTGTTCATGAAATCGGTCATTGGATCATGGCGCGACGACACCAAGTCCGCCTCAGCTTACCCTTTTTCCTCCCGGCAGTGCAAATCGGCTCTTTTGGGGCAATTACCAGGTTTGAGTCCCTACTACCTAACCGTAAGGCGTTATTTGATATTGCTTTGGCTGGGCCTGCCTTTGGCGGTATCGTTTCTTTGATAATGTTGGTGACAGGTTTGCTGCTTTCCCACCCAGGTAGTTTATTTCAATTACCCAATCAGTTTTTCCAGGGTTCAATTTTAGTGGGAAGTTTAGCACGGGTTGTGCTGGGTGCAGCCGTCAAAGCGCCCTTAGTTAATGTCCATCCCCTAGTTATTATTGGTTGGTTAGGTTTGGTGATTACGGCATTGAATTTAATGCCAGCTGGACAATTAGATGGTGGGCGGGTTGTCCAGGCTATTTATGGACGCAAAACCGCAGGAAGAGCGACATTTGCGACTTTAATTTTGCTGGGCTTGGTGTCTCTGGGTAATCCTTTGGCCATGTATTGGGCGATTGTGATTTTGTTTTTACAACGAGATTTAGAACGCCCCAGCTTGAATGAGGTAACTGAACCAGACGACGCTAGAGCCGCTTTAGGTCTTTTAGCCCTGTTTTTGATGATTAGTACCCTTTTACCCCTAACTCCGGCTTTAGCTGGGCGTTTGGGAATCGGCGGCTAG
- a CDS encoding glycoside hydrolase family 10 protein: MSQKLVQWHMHQRVKSGLFAVIIVLSMITVVILSLPLKAQTASPQGTTSELRGVWLTNIDSDVLFESDTFGGRSQRLQKSLQRLDDLNFNTVYPTVWNWGYTLYPSKVAAKVIGKSLDPAPGLQGRDMLQEIVTEGHKQGLTVIPWFEFGFMAPADSLLAKNRPQWLTSRSNGSKIIKEGTHDRVWLNPFRPDVQQFIQDLIVEIVKNYDVDGIQFDDHFGLPSELGYDAYTVALYKKEHRGKAPSKNSKDPEWVRWRANKITNFMKQVFTAIKANKKDCIVSVAPNPQRFSYEFFLADWQKWERMGIVEDLVLQIYRDDLNVFISELEYPEVKAAKRHIPVSIGILSGLKNRSVPMSQIQTQVQKVRDRNFAGVSFFFYETLWNISQEKPEQRQAGFEKIFPKPTTYPNLLAGWKP, translated from the coding sequence ATGAGCCAAAAGTTGGTTCAATGGCATATGCATCAACGTGTTAAGTCAGGTTTATTTGCGGTTATCATTGTCCTGAGTATGATTACTGTGGTGATACTATCGTTACCCTTAAAAGCTCAGACCGCTTCTCCCCAAGGTACAACATCAGAGTTACGGGGGGTGTGGTTAACCAATATTGATAGCGATGTTTTATTTGAGAGCGATACCTTCGGTGGGCGCAGCCAACGCTTGCAAAAGTCTTTACAACGCCTAGATGATCTTAACTTCAATACTGTTTATCCGACTGTTTGGAATTGGGGATACACACTTTACCCTAGCAAAGTCGCAGCTAAAGTAATTGGTAAATCTCTAGATCCCGCACCGGGATTACAAGGACGAGATATGCTCCAAGAAATTGTCACTGAGGGACATAAACAGGGCTTAACGGTCATTCCTTGGTTTGAATTTGGCTTTATGGCTCCTGCTGATTCCCTTTTAGCCAAAAATCGTCCCCAATGGCTGACTAGCCGCAGCAACGGCAGTAAAATTATCAAAGAAGGTACACATGATCGCGTTTGGCTCAATCCTTTTCGTCCCGATGTACAACAATTTATCCAAGATTTAATTGTCGAAATCGTTAAAAACTACGATGTTGACGGGATTCAATTTGATGACCACTTCGGCTTACCATCAGAATTAGGCTATGATGCCTACACAGTAGCACTTTACAAAAAAGAACATCGTGGTAAAGCGCCCTCCAAAAACTCGAAAGATCCAGAATGGGTGCGCTGGAGGGCGAACAAAATCACCAACTTCATGAAGCAGGTATTCACAGCTATCAAAGCTAATAAAAAAGACTGTATAGTTTCTGTTGCGCCTAATCCCCAGCGGTTTTCCTATGAATTCTTTTTAGCAGACTGGCAGAAATGGGAACGCATGGGAATAGTCGAAGACTTGGTTTTGCAGATATACCGCGATGACTTAAATGTGTTTATCAGCGAATTAGAATATCCAGAAGTGAAAGCAGCCAAAAGACATATTCCTGTAAGTATTGGCATTTTAAGTGGGTTAAAAAATCGTTCTGTACCCATGTCACAGATTCAGACACAAGTACAGAAAGTGCGCGATCGCAATTTTGCCGGAGTTTCGTTCTTTTTCTACGAAACCCTCTGGAACATCAGCCAAGAAAAACCGGAACAACGTCAAGCTGGTTTTGAGAAAATCTTCCCTAAACCAACAACTTATCCTAATTTACTCGCAGGCTGGAAACCTTAA